One region of Termitidicoccus mucosus genomic DNA includes:
- a CDS encoding type II secretion system F family protein, with amino-acid sequence MPTYAAIFIDSQGCRRSEHFEARDRHQLKDALRAKSLWLVSAREMKASRKLTRLTIPVRDFVPLLHQLELQLRAGVTADLALAQLAGDAPPGAIRTVLSHLCREVSQGQPIHQACRAFPRLFPSHLRAVIAAGEVSAQLPESLRALAAHLTSIDSLRRTARRALIYPAIVLTATAGLVIFLLGSVVPRFAEIFTSLHLTLPLITIMLIRTSELMHVHTLALLTIAIALGFAFVVAAHSPALRRRRDALLLKIPLWGDVIRHLATARFAAHGRLLHEAGVPLLDALTSGAELTGHAVLASQLLAARDAVAAGRPLYAALPKGHAFPPFMIPALKAGETTGQLGAALRHIEDYASTRARERLTTALALLEPVVMALLAAVVGAIALSFFLPLVSLLGSVNPH; translated from the coding sequence ATGCCTACCTACGCCGCCATTTTTATCGATTCGCAGGGATGCCGCCGTTCCGAGCATTTCGAAGCACGGGATCGACATCAGCTCAAGGACGCCTTACGAGCGAAATCACTTTGGCTGGTTTCCGCGCGGGAGATGAAGGCCAGTCGAAAACTCACGCGACTGACGATCCCCGTGCGTGACTTCGTGCCGCTGCTGCATCAGCTCGAATTGCAGTTGCGGGCCGGTGTTACCGCCGATCTCGCCCTTGCCCAATTGGCTGGAGATGCTCCTCCGGGAGCGATTCGCACCGTATTGAGCCACCTCTGTCGGGAGGTATCTCAAGGTCAGCCGATCCACCAGGCTTGTCGGGCTTTTCCGAGGTTGTTTCCGTCGCACTTGCGGGCGGTCATCGCGGCGGGCGAGGTTTCCGCGCAACTGCCAGAATCTTTGCGCGCGCTCGCCGCGCATCTGACCAGCATTGACAGCCTCCGTCGTACCGCGCGGCGCGCACTCATCTATCCCGCGATTGTTCTGACCGCGACGGCGGGGCTTGTCATCTTCCTCTTGGGCAGCGTGGTGCCTCGGTTCGCGGAAATCTTCACGTCACTCCATCTGACGCTTCCTCTGATCACCATTATGCTCATCCGCACCAGTGAGCTGATGCACGTGCACACGCTGGCCTTGCTGACAATCGCCATTGCATTGGGCTTTGCGTTTGTGGTGGCGGCGCACTCTCCTGCGCTGCGCCGGCGACGGGATGCGTTGTTGTTAAAAATCCCCTTATGGGGCGATGTCATTCGTCATCTGGCGACAGCACGGTTTGCCGCGCATGGCCGACTGCTGCATGAAGCAGGCGTCCCGCTTCTGGATGCCCTCACTTCTGGCGCGGAGCTGACCGGTCACGCCGTGCTCGCAAGCCAACTGCTGGCGGCACGCGACGCCGTCGCGGCGGGACGGCCTCTCTATGCCGCCTTGCCCAAGGGGCATGCGTTCCCGCCTTTCATGATCCCGGCGCTGAAAGCCGGAGAAACCACCGGCCAACTTGGGGCGGCGCTTCGGCACATCGAAGATTACGCGAGCACCCGCGCGCGTGAACGGCTGACGACCGCACTCGCGCTGCTCGAACCGGTTGTGATGGCCCTGTTGGCGGCAGTGGTCGGCGCCATCGCTTTATCGTTCTTCCTGCCCCTCGTTTCGCTCCTCGGGAGTGTCAACCCCCATTGA